In a single window of the Helicobacter felis ATCC 49179 genome:
- a CDS encoding ATP-binding protein codes for MWDVILEEGFTNATMTQEIFPRFHALNASKIYFYGSTKVGKSACALGIAHAFKHPIYIDGSDARLDFNALKETLIKLHVEGRMDILIAKHCPKDIFLPPLEPIILIGYTPSAPKNFMSKSIWPLRFQEFALLQKKEPNNTLLARFLKEGNLPETLHMSPTQRVRRKQEIYALFLGNQLPIFKALLRFQSLSVTTHHLYIQLKKILKISKDKLYEFMQFLQASQSILCVPPLESNLMSPKKLYFCDFALPYAFSHTHPLPPVFENMVALELRQYFYQLFYEDSWLIGRRATETFCFLPWAFPTNLETRIDHLLKHCTFQITHIYIITINFEGSGVINTRTYHAYSFTTFALEILPTLLAN; via the coding sequence ATGTGGGATGTTATCTTAGAAGAAGGCTTTACAAACGCCACTATGACACAGGAAATTTTTCCTAGATTCCATGCTTTAAATGCCTCCAAAATTTATTTTTATGGAAGTACGAAGGTAGGCAAGAGCGCATGCGCACTAGGGATTGCCCATGCTTTCAAACATCCTATTTACATAGATGGTAGCGATGCGCGCTTAGATTTTAACGCGCTCAAAGAGACTTTAATCAAACTCCATGTTGAGGGACGCATGGATATTCTCATTGCTAAACACTGCCCTAAAGATATTTTTTTGCCTCCTTTAGAGCCTATTATTCTCATTGGCTACACACCCTCAGCCCCAAAAAATTTTATGAGCAAATCCATTTGGCCTCTGCGTTTTCAAGAGTTCGCCCTATTGCAAAAAAAAGAACCCAACAATACCCTACTGGCCCGCTTTCTCAAAGAGGGCAATCTCCCAGAAACTCTGCACATGTCCCCCACTCAAAGAGTTCGCCGTAAACAAGAAATTTATGCCTTGTTTCTAGGCAATCAGCTGCCCATATTCAAGGCATTGTTGCGCTTCCAATCTCTAAGTGTAACCACACACCATCTCTACATACAGCTTAAAAAAATTCTCAAAATCTCTAAAGATAAACTTTATGAGTTCATGCAGTTTTTGCAGGCCAGTCAAAGTATCCTTTGTGTTCCTCCACTTGAGTCCAATTTAATGAGTCCCAAAAAGCTTTATTTTTGTGATTTCGCTCTACCCTATGCTTTTAGTCATACCCACCCTCTCCCTCCTGTTTTTGAAAACATGGTCGCCCTCGAACTCCGCCAATATTTTTATCAACTTTTCTATGAGGATTCTTGGCTTATTGGACGCAGAGCCACAGAAACTTTTTGCTTCCTCCCATGGGCATTCCCTACAAATTTAGAAACACGGATAGATCATCTCTTAAAACATTGCACTTTCCAAATCACGCATATATACATCATCACCATCAACTTTGAAGGAAGTGGCGTGATTAACACGCGCACCTACCACGCCTACAGCTTTACCACCTTTGCCCTAGAGATTTTGCCCACACTGCTAGCAAATTAG
- the ispG gene encoding flavodoxin-dependent (E)-4-hydroxy-3-methylbut-2-enyl-diphosphate synthase, whose amino-acid sequence MHPRFPTQQISIGHVLIGGDAPISTQSMTFSQTCDIEATKAQIDRLKLAGADLVRVAVRHKKDALALKELKKVASLPLIADIHFHHHLALIAAESVDAIRINPGNIGAPEKIKAVAQACNARNLPIRIGVNGGSLEKPFELKYGATPEGMVQSALYNIKFLEDAGFTNIKISLKASDVERTIAAYQQLRPLVPYPFHLGVTEAGSLFHSSIKSAMALGQLLREGIGDTMRVSITGELEEEIRVAKAILRYSGRQKEGITFISCPTCGRIESNLVAMMSQVEQRLAHIKIPLDVSVMGCVVNALGEAKHADIAIAFGKKSGLIIKKGKVIHKLPEDQLLETFVTEVQTLALEQQKEDIHAKI is encoded by the coding sequence TTGCACCCTCGTTTTCCCACGCAACAAATCTCTATCGGGCATGTTCTCATCGGAGGTGATGCCCCCATTAGCACCCAAAGCATGACCTTTAGCCAAACCTGCGACATTGAGGCGACTAAAGCCCAGATCGATCGCCTCAAACTTGCCGGGGCGGATTTGGTGCGCGTAGCCGTGCGCCATAAAAAAGACGCCTTAGCTCTTAAAGAACTTAAAAAAGTCGCCTCTTTGCCTTTGATTGCTGATATCCATTTTCACCATCATTTAGCCTTGATTGCAGCTGAAAGTGTGGATGCGATCCGCATTAATCCGGGCAATATCGGCGCGCCTGAGAAAATCAAGGCGGTAGCCCAAGCTTGTAATGCGCGCAACTTGCCTATTCGAATCGGAGTCAATGGAGGGAGCCTAGAAAAACCCTTTGAGCTCAAATATGGCGCGACGCCTGAGGGGATGGTGCAATCCGCCCTTTATAATATTAAATTCTTAGAAGATGCCGGCTTTACTAATATAAAAATTTCTCTCAAAGCTAGCGATGTGGAGCGCACGATTGCCGCTTACCAGCAATTACGCCCCCTTGTGCCCTACCCTTTTCACTTGGGGGTAACAGAAGCAGGGAGTTTGTTCCACTCCAGCATTAAAAGTGCGATGGCCTTAGGGCAATTACTGCGCGAGGGGATTGGAGACACCATGCGCGTGTCTATCACGGGAGAACTTGAGGAAGAGATTCGCGTAGCTAAGGCGATTTTGCGCTATAGTGGGCGGCAAAAAGAAGGCATTACTTTTATTTCCTGCCCCACTTGCGGGCGCATTGAGTCCAACTTGGTGGCGATGATGAGTCAAGTCGAGCAACGCCTAGCCCATATCAAAATTCCCCTAGATGTGAGCGTGATGGGCTGTGTGGTCAATGCGCTAGGAGAGGCCAAACACGCCGATATAGCCATCGCCTTTGGTAAAAAAAGCGGTTTGATTATCAAAAAAGGCAAGGTGATCCACAAACTCCCCGAAGACCAACTTTTAGAAACTTTCGTAACCGAAGTGCAAACCTTAGCCTTAGAACAACAAAAAGAGGACATCCATGCAAAAATTTAA
- a CDS encoding 2,3,4,5-tetrahydropyridine-2,6-carboxylate N-succinyltransferase, producing MQKFKLFVSDYQNSPEYRKPLAFGIAKIARGQKSAKPLCATFPVLNWGEECLGSYAVFMEAIKHCLPLYAQEEERVSEVVYGIDKNFIHRALELYAPFLQEVLHDKNSHKNIQVVLELAKALENDQLYTSLVQEVHPSCELATKEHATNLSTQYHHNYHLVVIYEDKPCLSLESAYMKLLALSLGKAPLRSLNLEGIFSLLPNVAWSGHTPYELEWLREHEIALKMQDKYPCIDFVDKFPRYLMQMIPQHDNIRLLDSSKTRFGAYLGKGGYTQMPGASYINFNAGVEGACMNEGRISSSVVVGEGTDIGGGASVLGVLSGGNSQPISIGKNCLLGANCVLGISLGDGCIVDAGIGVLAGTIFEIAPKSAHELQKVNPTFTPKPEGLYKGKELSGLHGLHFRQESRSGKMIAFRSVRKIALNESLHH from the coding sequence ATGCAAAAATTTAAACTTTTCGTAAGCGATTATCAAAATTCTCCTGAGTATAGAAAACCTTTAGCCTTTGGGATCGCTAAAATTGCACGCGGGCAAAAGAGTGCTAAACCCTTGTGCGCCACTTTTCCCGTGCTAAACTGGGGAGAGGAGTGTTTAGGCTCCTATGCGGTGTTTATGGAAGCCATCAAGCATTGCCTACCCCTGTATGCGCAAGAGGAGGAGAGGGTTAGCGAGGTTGTTTATGGGATTGATAAGAACTTTATCCATCGTGCCTTAGAACTCTATGCTCCCTTTTTACAAGAGGTCTTGCATGATAAAAACAGCCACAAAAATATTCAAGTGGTCTTAGAGTTAGCCAAAGCCTTAGAAAACGATCAACTCTACACATCCTTAGTGCAAGAAGTACACCCTAGTTGTGAGCTCGCCACAAAAGAACACGCCACTAACCTCTCTACACAATACCACCATAATTATCATCTTGTAGTGATCTATGAGGATAAGCCTTGTTTAAGTTTGGAGAGTGCTTACATGAAACTGCTTGCCCTTTCTTTGGGTAAAGCCCCCTTGCGCAGTTTGAATTTAGAGGGCATTTTTTCTCTATTGCCCAATGTGGCTTGGAGTGGCCACACACCTTATGAACTTGAATGGCTTCGCGAACACGAAATTGCGCTTAAAATGCAAGATAAATACCCTTGCATTGATTTTGTAGACAAATTCCCACGCTATTTAATGCAGATGATCCCCCAACATGATAACATCCGCCTACTTGATAGCTCTAAAACACGCTTTGGGGCATATTTGGGCAAGGGGGGGTATACACAGATGCCCGGAGCCAGTTACATTAATTTTAATGCAGGCGTAGAGGGGGCTTGCATGAATGAAGGGCGTATTAGCTCTTCTGTAGTGGTGGGTGAGGGCACGGACATAGGCGGAGGGGCTAGCGTGCTAGGCGTGCTCTCTGGAGGCAATAGCCAGCCTATCAGTATTGGTAAGAATTGTTTGTTGGGGGCTAATTGCGTGCTGGGCATTAGCTTGGGAGATGGCTGTATTGTGGATGCAGGTATTGGAGTGCTAGCAGGAACCATTTTTGAGATTGCTCCTAAGAGCGCGCACGAGTTACAAAAAGTCAACCCTACCTTTACGCCCAAACCTGAGGGACTTTACAAGGGTAAGGAACTCTCAGGCTTGCATGGTCTGCACTTCAGACAAGAGAGTCGGAGTGGGAAGATGATCGCTTTTAGAAGTGTGCGCAAGATCGCTTTGAATGAAAGTTTACACCACTAA
- a CDS encoding tetratricopeptide repeat protein — protein MMSLNIVLRGLLGLLLCVLWLEGADSTPTPPPSQNAQETPVPPPTPPKNPPTLQQPPATPPMTDRLTPPAMAQDALSAGITAVKRGDYKSAFRLFVQSCDQGNPAGCFAVGTMYSNGVGIQVDMDKAQRYYELGCSGGDASACADLAQVYDSKKQATLDDKEKAAQLYAVGCSGGDVLACNNLGWMYANGVGVPKNYYKAIEYYKYACEHGSDLGCYNLGLMSNVKNIYGFNKAQLSNVDLNYLACNAGDIQGCANLGWIYAKGEQGVPVNNFFAAKYFEKACQGGNLSGCNNLGVLYQKGLGVPQNDQRALDLFSYVCNYGLQSGCDNYSLFKEKLLKANPNYGRLFMSLER, from the coding sequence ATGATGTCCTTAAATATCGTGTTGCGTGGGTTATTGGGGTTGCTCTTATGTGTGCTTTGGCTCGAAGGTGCTGATTCCACCCCAACTCCTCCACCCTCTCAAAATGCTCAAGAAACACCCGTCCCACCCCCGACCCCTCCTAAAAATCCTCCCACTTTGCAACAACCCCCCGCTACACCGCCTATGACCGATCGCCTCACACCTCCGGCAATGGCTCAAGACGCTCTAAGTGCAGGAATTACAGCCGTAAAGCGCGGGGATTATAAAAGCGCGTTCAGATTGTTTGTGCAATCTTGTGATCAAGGCAATCCGGCAGGCTGTTTTGCCGTGGGCACGATGTATTCTAATGGTGTGGGGATTCAAGTAGACATGGATAAAGCGCAACGCTATTACGAATTAGGGTGCTCTGGGGGGGATGCGAGCGCGTGCGCGGATCTGGCCCAAGTCTATGACTCCAAAAAACAAGCCACCCTAGATGATAAAGAAAAAGCTGCCCAGCTTTACGCGGTAGGGTGCTCTGGGGGGGATGTCTTGGCCTGCAATAACTTAGGCTGGATGTATGCTAATGGCGTGGGTGTGCCCAAGAATTACTACAAGGCGATTGAATACTACAAATACGCCTGCGAACATGGAAGTGATTTAGGGTGTTATAATTTAGGGCTGATGTCCAACGTAAAAAATATCTATGGCTTTAATAAAGCACAACTGAGCAATGTGGATTTAAATTATTTGGCATGCAATGCGGGAGATATTCAAGGTTGTGCTAATTTGGGTTGGATTTATGCTAAGGGTGAGCAGGGAGTGCCTGTGAACAATTTCTTTGCAGCCAAGTATTTTGAAAAAGCCTGTCAGGGGGGCAATCTCTCAGGGTGCAATAATTTGGGTGTGCTCTATCAAAAAGGTTTGGGTGTGCCCCAAAACGATCAGCGCGCTTTGGATCTCTTTTCTTATGTGTGTAATTACGGCCTGCAGTCAGGGTGTGATAATTACAGCCTTTTTAAAGAAAAACTTCTTAAAGCCAATCCCAATTACGGGCGGCTTTTTATGTCTTTGGAACGCTAA
- the gatC gene encoding Asp-tRNA(Asn)/Glu-tRNA(Gln) amidotransferase subunit GatC, with protein MHIDEPLLHRLTQLSMLEIDDPQIQEHLEEILVFMEALETLDLENTPPLEQPPTPLRADTPTHAPSISTDILSHAPRAQEGYFIVPKIL; from the coding sequence ATGCATATTGATGAACCTCTGCTTCACAGACTAACTCAGCTTTCTATGCTGGAAATTGATGACCCTCAAATTCAAGAGCATTTGGAGGAAATCTTAGTCTTCATGGAAGCTTTAGAAACCCTAGACCTAGAGAACACACCCCCCTTAGAGCAACCCCCCACTCCTTTAAGAGCGGACACGCCCACACATGCCCCCTCAATCTCTACAGATATTTTATCCCACGCGCCCCGCGCCCAAGAGGGGTATTTTATCGTGCCCAAAATTCTTTAG
- a CDS encoding bifunctional ADP-dependent NAD(P)H-hydrate dehydratase/NAD(P)H-hydrate epimerase — protein MQFVYSSTRELDARAQEKFHVSAELLMENAAMALQQAIYKHPPQRVLVVCGGGDNGGDGYALARHLQGSAYEVCCYAHKPPKSALCQLQFERTRRAGVRMLDQIEPCGIVLDCLYGSGFKGELSAQDQDLITRLNTMSGVKIACDVPSGLDSQGRVSALAFKADTTISMGALKSALFSDVAKDFVGEIVVGDLGIGRAPYEEPSDLFLLEEKDLILPLRSKHNVHKGYFGHVGVWVGTQRGAGFLAGLSALKFGAGLVSVLGDHALVEQKPLELMYAPDIPSQANAFVMGMGMGTPPPCLEQMLEQAPCVLDADMFYLPHLKEILEGSSQLVLTPHPKEFAALLQAIGFKVDLSQVLESRLGYLQAFSHAYPHVVVLLKGANTYIAHHEQIYINNLGAPSLAKGGSGDVLAGMVGALLAQGYSPLDAAISASLAHALAGRSEAQSYALTPTSLINHLSGL, from the coding sequence ATGCAATTTGTCTATTCGAGCACGCGAGAATTAGATGCGCGCGCCCAAGAAAAGTTTCATGTGAGCGCAGAACTCTTAATGGAGAATGCAGCTATGGCTCTCCAGCAAGCGATTTACAAACACCCACCTCAGCGCGTGTTAGTGGTGTGCGGAGGGGGCGATAATGGAGGCGATGGCTACGCTTTAGCGCGACATCTGCAAGGAAGTGCCTATGAAGTGTGTTGTTATGCGCACAAACCCCCAAAAAGTGCGCTATGCCAACTACAATTTGAGCGCACACGGCGCGCAGGAGTGCGCATGCTAGATCAAATAGAGCCTTGTGGGATTGTGCTAGATTGCCTCTATGGTTCGGGTTTTAAAGGGGAATTGAGCGCGCAAGATCAAGACTTGATCACGCGTTTGAATACCATGAGTGGGGTGAAAATTGCCTGCGATGTGCCCAGCGGATTAGATTCACAAGGGCGCGTCAGTGCGCTAGCTTTCAAGGCGGACACCACTATTAGCATGGGCGCGCTCAAAAGTGCGCTGTTTAGCGATGTGGCTAAGGATTTTGTAGGGGAAATCGTGGTGGGGGATTTGGGCATAGGGCGCGCGCCCTATGAAGAACCTAGCGATCTGTTTTTACTAGAAGAAAAAGATTTGATCTTACCCCTGCGCTCTAAGCACAATGTGCACAAGGGCTATTTTGGGCATGTGGGTGTGTGGGTGGGCACGCAGAGGGGCGCGGGCTTTTTGGCGGGTTTGAGTGCGCTCAAGTTTGGGGCGGGTTTGGTGAGTGTGTTAGGGGATCACGCGCTTGTAGAGCAAAAACCCCTAGAGTTGATGTATGCGCCAGACATTCCCTCCCAAGCAAATGCGTTTGTAATGGGCATGGGCATGGGCACCCCTCCGCCATGTCTTGAACAAATGCTAGAACAAGCCCCCTGTGTGCTGGATGCGGACATGTTTTACCTGCCCCATCTTAAAGAGATTTTAGAGGGTTCTAGCCAACTCGTGCTCACCCCCCACCCTAAGGAATTTGCCGCCTTGCTCCAAGCTATAGGTTTTAAAGTGGATTTATCCCAAGTGCTAGAATCGCGCTTAGGATACCTGCAAGCTTTCAGTCATGCCTACCCCCATGTAGTGGTGTTGCTCAAGGGGGCTAATACTTATATTGCACACCATGAACAAATTTATATCAACAATTTAGGCGCGCCCTCTTTGGCTAAGGGGGGAAGTGGGGATGTGTTAGCGGGCATGGTGGGCGCATTGCTCGCACAGGGTTATAGCCCTTTAGATGCCGCAATTAGTGCGAGTTTGGCCCACGCTCTAGCAGGACGCTCAGAAGCGCAAAGTTACGCGCTCACTCCCACATCTCTAATCAATCATTTAAGTGGGTTGTGA
- the dnaB gene encoding replicative DNA helicase, translating into MAFSTAQILPPKDDFILDMERMVLAAVLEGDCYENMAALLKPSDFFHPIHGLLFQLCGQLHQENLPIDGKILLSKLSSEKDRKILFEVMATSPVVHLEPYIEAIKQESMRRSLLRICMDGREQCYAQRPSAQILDNLEREIYALSVQSVRGGFKDAPTVVKTTMDMIYEAKLRGNSQILGLDTGFSELNRYTAGFQKGDLIVVGARPAMGKTSFVLNITQTALSHNKGVAFFSMEMGAEQLMLRLLSSLASVHAYDLKMGRLQDYEWEKLTSSAQILNDKSLFIDDTSMLTLEYVRSKMRQIKAQHPEIALVIIDYIQLMSSNHTELPRHAQISEISRGLKVLARELEIPIIALSQLNRSLESREDKRPILSDLKESGAIEQDADQVLFLYRDEVYKHRAQNDLLAKLRKDGKHEEVKKLEVQIDTQRKEEFQRNQGVEDAEIILAKNRNGDIGTIRVAFNKPYTRFEDRKAKDNPPQEEAQPTKFTPAPASELTPANELF; encoded by the coding sequence ATGGCATTTTCAACGGCGCAGATTCTCCCCCCCAAAGATGATTTTATTCTTGATATGGAGCGCATGGTCCTTGCTGCGGTTTTAGAGGGAGATTGTTACGAAAATATGGCGGCTTTGCTCAAGCCAAGCGATTTTTTTCATCCTATCCATGGCCTCCTTTTCCAACTTTGCGGGCAACTGCATCAAGAAAATCTCCCTATTGATGGCAAGATTCTATTAAGCAAACTTTCTAGTGAGAAAGATCGAAAAATCCTTTTTGAGGTGATGGCTACATCTCCTGTCGTGCATTTAGAACCTTATATTGAGGCTATCAAGCAAGAATCCATGCGCCGTTCCCTTTTGAGGATTTGCATGGATGGGCGCGAACAATGCTACGCCCAACGCCCCAGTGCGCAGATTTTAGATAACTTGGAACGAGAGATTTACGCCCTCTCTGTGCAAAGCGTGCGCGGAGGCTTTAAAGACGCGCCCACAGTGGTTAAAACCACGATGGATATGATTTATGAGGCCAAACTTAGGGGCAATAGTCAAATCTTGGGTTTAGATACAGGTTTTAGCGAACTCAACCGCTACACTGCTGGATTTCAAAAGGGGGATTTAATTGTAGTGGGCGCGCGCCCGGCTATGGGCAAGACAAGCTTTGTGCTCAATATCACCCAAACCGCTCTAAGCCACAATAAAGGTGTGGCGTTTTTTAGCATGGAAATGGGCGCAGAGCAACTGATGTTGCGTTTACTTTCAAGCTTGGCTTCTGTGCATGCTTATGACCTTAAAATGGGCCGTCTTCAAGACTATGAGTGGGAAAAATTAACTTCGAGCGCGCAAATCTTGAACGATAAATCCCTATTTATTGATGACACTAGCATGCTCACCTTAGAATATGTCCGCTCCAAAATGCGCCAAATCAAAGCCCAGCACCCAGAAATTGCCTTAGTCATCATTGACTACATTCAGTTGATGTCTAGCAATCATACCGAACTGCCCCGCCACGCCCAGATTTCTGAGATTTCGCGCGGGCTGAAAGTCTTAGCCCGCGAGCTAGAAATTCCCATCATTGCCCTAAGCCAGCTCAACCGCTCACTAGAGAGTCGTGAGGACAAACGCCCCATTCTCTCCGATCTCAAAGAGAGCGGGGCGATCGAACAAGATGCCGATCAAGTGCTCTTTCTTTATCGCGATGAGGTTTATAAACACCGCGCCCAAAACGATCTTTTGGCCAAATTGCGCAAAGATGGCAAGCATGAAGAGGTCAAAAAACTCGAAGTCCAAATTGACACCCAGCGCAAAGAGGAGTTTCAACGTAATCAGGGCGTGGAGGATGCTGAGATTATTTTGGCTAAAAATCGTAATGGGGATATTGGGACAATTAGAGTCGCCTTCAACAAACCTTATACTCGCTTTGAAGATCGCAAGGCTAAAGA